TCACCCCCAAGTCCACGGTCCGGCAGCCCGCCTTGGAAAATCCCGCCACCAAGGCCCCGGACAGGCCCGGGCCCGAACCCCGGGTGTCCCGGCCCATCACGACCAAGGGTGCCGGGCCGTCGGCTCCCGCGGACCAGCGGTCGCGCAGGAGCATCGCCGCGGCGAAGGAAAGCTCGGAGACGAATTCCGGAACCAGGGGGAATCGGCCGGGAATGCCCCTGACGCCGTCGGTGCCGAAAAGCTTCTCGGTCAGCAAGAGATCGCCTCCCAAACCTTGAGGGCGCGGCAAGTCGCTTCGACATCGTGGACCCTAATAATGGAAACATTCTGGAGGCTCGCCCAGCAGGCGACCGCCAGCGACCCCTCCAAGCGGGCCTCCGGGCCGGGGGCGGGACCACCCGGCTTGGCCGCAAAATGCCCCAGGAAGGACTTGCGAGAAACTCCCAACAGCACGGGAGCCAGACGCGAAAATTTACTCAAATTCCTGAGCAAGGCCAAGTTATGCTCCAAGCTCTTTCCGAAACCTATGCCGGGGTCCACCCAAACCTGCGAGGCCCGGCCGCCGGCCGCGGCGAAAAACTCCATGCGTTCCTCCAGGAAATCGTAGACCTCCTCCACCACATCGTCATAGGCGGGACGGTCCTGCATGGTCTTGGGGGAGCCTCCCCCGCGGTGCATCAGGATCACATTGTCGAAACCGCAAGCCACCGCGGCCATGCCGCGGTCGTTTCTCAACGCCGAGACGTCGTTGAGCACCGCGGCCCCGGCCTTCAGGGCTTGGCGCGCGACTTCGGCCTTGTCCGTGTCCACGGAAATCGGAACCGAAACCCTGCCCCCCAAGGCCTTGAGGGCCGGGATCACTCGCCCCAGCTCCTCGGCCTCCGGCACGGGCTCCGAACCCGGGCGCGTGGATTGCCCGCCAATGTCCAGGAAGTCGGCCCCCTCCCGACAGAGCTCTAGGGCCCTTTCCACGGCGGCCACAACCCCGGGGGCGCGGCTTTCCGGGTAGAAAGAGTCGGGAGTGGCGTTCACGATGCCCATGACGCGGGGGACCCGCCGAACCGTGCCTTCCACCGGAGCCGAGGTTTTAGGCCAAGCCGGCCTGGAGGATGGCATCGATGTCTTCACCATTGAGGACCTCCCGGTCGAAAAGCCGGGCGGCCAGATCGTCGAGGATCTTCTTGTGCTTGGTCAGGAGTTCGCGGGCCTTGCTCTGGGCATCTGTGATAATCCTCTTGACCTCCTCATCAATGAGCTGGGCCGTGCGTTCGGAATACCCGCCTTTCTGGGTGATATCCCGGCCCAGGAAGACCTCCTGATCCGGCTTCTTCAAGGAAAGCGGCCCCACCTTCTCGCTCATGCCGAACTCCGTCACCATTTTCATGGCGTAGGCGGAGGCCTTGGACAAGTCGTCGGCGGCTCCAGTGGTCACTTCCTCGAAAATGAGCTCCTCGGCGCAGCGCCCGCCCAAAAGCACGGCCAGGCGGTTCAATATCTCGCTGCGGGTGGTGAGGAATTTGTCCTCGGTGGGCAGCTGCAAGGTGTATCCCAGGGCATGGCCGCGGGACACTATGGAAACCTTGTGCACGGGATCGGTGTTCGGGAGAAGCTTGGCCACCAAGGTGTGGCCGGACTCGTGGTAAGCCACAATTTTCTTCTCTTTGTCGGACATCAGGCTCGACTTCTTCTGGGGTCCGGCCATGACCCGCTCAATAGACTCCTCGAGGTCGGACATCTCCACGTGCTCCTTGGAGCGCCGCGCCGCGAGCAAGGCCGCCTCATTGATGACATTGGCCAGGTCC
The window above is part of the Elusimicrobiota bacterium genome. Proteins encoded here:
- the folP gene encoding dihydropteroate synthase, which gives rise to MPSSRPAWPKTSAPVEGTVRRVPRVMGIVNATPDSFYPESRAPGVVAAVERALELCREGADFLDIGGQSTRPGSEPVPEAEELGRVIPALKALGGRVSVPISVDTDKAEVARQALKAGAAVLNDVSALRNDRGMAAVACGFDNVILMHRGGGSPKTMQDRPAYDDVVEEVYDFLEERMEFFAAAGGRASQVWVDPGIGFGKSLEHNLALLRNLSKFSRLAPVLLGVSRKSFLGHFAAKPGGPAPGPEARLEGSLAVACWASLQNVSIIRVHDVEATCRALKVWEAISC